In the genome of Acetobacter oryzifermentans, one region contains:
- the budA gene encoding acetolactate decarboxylase, producing MKKQSVMDMDVRSSALGNGVLKKPVTNRLYQTSTMAALLDAVYDGETTLDELLQHGNFGLGTFNALDGEMIVTDGVVRQFRAEGLAAEVPGSLKTPFACVTYFEPEKKVTIDSPKTKETFEELVDSLLGNPNLFGAIRFTGEFQRVDTRTVFCQCKPYPHMLEVVKKQPTCTMENVMGTMIGFRTPVYMQGVNVAGYHLHFLSEDSKRGGHVTEYRLVRGQLEVASISDLEIQLPRTEQFAKADLNPESLSEAIRIAEGG from the coding sequence ATGAAAAAACAGTCGGTGATGGACATGGATGTCCGCTCTTCTGCCCTTGGTAACGGCGTGCTGAAAAAGCCTGTTACAAACCGTTTGTACCAGACCTCTACCATGGCAGCCCTGCTGGATGCGGTGTACGATGGTGAAACCACGCTGGATGAGCTGCTCCAGCACGGTAACTTCGGCCTTGGCACCTTTAACGCACTAGATGGCGAAATGATTGTGACGGACGGCGTTGTGCGCCAGTTTCGTGCAGAAGGTTTGGCCGCAGAAGTGCCCGGTTCTCTTAAAACGCCGTTTGCATGCGTAACTTATTTTGAACCGGAAAAAAAAGTTACCATCGATTCCCCCAAAACCAAGGAAACGTTTGAAGAGCTGGTGGATAGCCTGCTGGGTAACCCTAACCTGTTTGGCGCTATTCGCTTTACGGGTGAATTCCAGCGCGTTGATACCCGCACGGTGTTCTGCCAGTGCAAGCCGTATCCGCATATGTTGGAAGTGGTGAAAAAGCAGCCCACCTGCACCATGGAAAACGTTATGGGCACCATGATCGGCTTCCGCACCCCGGTTTACATGCAGGGCGTGAATGTTGCGGGCTACCACCTGCACTTCCTTTCTGAAGATAGCAAACGTGGCGGGCACGTTACAGAATATCGCCTTGTGCGCGGTCAGCTTGAAGTGGCCTCCATTTCCGATCTGGAAATTCAGTTGCCCCGTACGGAACAGTTTGCCAAGGCGGATCTGAACCCCGAAAGCCTGAGCGAAGCGATCCGTATTGCTGAAGGCGGCTGA
- the alsS gene encoding acetolactate synthase AlsS: MTNPADNAAQCGAELIVKNLEAHGVKHVFGIPGAKVDRLFDALVDSSITTVVTRHEQNAAFIAGGLGRLTGKAGVCIATSGPGASNFVTGLATANSEGDPVLAIGGAVKLADRLKLTHQTMDTVNLFKPITKYSVELTTPVAISEVMANAFRFAEGGRPGAAFVSTPMDVLSMPAQAPVLAGRPLPRVGGAPADVIAEAATMLKNAKRPVVLLGMLASRPDVADGVRAFVKATGVPVVGTYQAAGAVSEDLVDRFGGRVGLFRNQHGDQLLHEADVVVAIGYNPVEYDPWLWNVNDDRKIINVDIVPAELDNAYVPAIELIGEIAPTLTVLAKDAGKLTRAPELETVLEGYKKARTTALLEARSTSNNAVHPLQIVRELEQFVTPDMTLCLDMGTFHIWLARYLLSFRARQVLISNGQQTMGVGLPWGIAASLLNPAQKVLSISGDGGFMMSSMELETAVRLKCNLIHMVWIDEAYNMVEMQEQKKYGRGSGVNFGPIDFAKYAESCGATGINATTEDEVRQALRTAMDVEGPVVIAVPVDYSHNHLLMQPLAQLGETSAAA; the protein is encoded by the coding sequence ATGACCAATCCGGCAGACAACGCCGCTCAGTGCGGTGCGGAGCTTATTGTCAAAAATCTGGAAGCCCACGGCGTTAAGCACGTGTTCGGTATTCCGGGTGCTAAGGTGGACCGTCTGTTTGATGCGCTGGTGGATTCCTCCATCACCACCGTTGTCACGCGGCATGAACAAAACGCAGCTTTTATTGCAGGTGGCCTTGGCCGTCTGACAGGTAAGGCAGGCGTGTGTATTGCCACATCCGGCCCCGGTGCTTCCAACTTTGTAACCGGCCTTGCCACCGCCAATTCAGAAGGCGACCCGGTGCTGGCTATTGGTGGCGCCGTAAAACTGGCAGACCGTCTGAAGCTGACGCACCAGACCATGGATACGGTCAACCTGTTTAAGCCCATCACCAAATACAGTGTAGAGCTGACAACCCCGGTTGCGATTTCTGAAGTGATGGCCAATGCTTTCCGCTTTGCAGAAGGTGGCCGCCCCGGTGCAGCTTTTGTCAGCACGCCTATGGATGTGCTGTCCATGCCTGCACAGGCACCGGTTTTGGCTGGCCGTCCGCTGCCGCGCGTTGGTGGTGCCCCGGCTGATGTGATTGCAGAAGCCGCAACCATGCTGAAAAACGCCAAGCGTCCTGTGGTTCTGTTGGGCATGCTGGCCAGCCGCCCAGATGTGGCAGATGGCGTGCGCGCTTTTGTAAAAGCAACAGGTGTGCCGGTTGTGGGCACCTATCAGGCTGCGGGTGCGGTTTCTGAAGATCTGGTGGATCGTTTTGGTGGCCGCGTTGGCTTGTTCCGCAACCAGCATGGTGACCAGCTTCTGCACGAAGCCGATGTGGTTGTGGCTATTGGCTACAACCCGGTAGAATACGATCCGTGGCTGTGGAACGTGAATGATGACCGCAAGATCATTAACGTAGATATCGTTCCCGCAGAACTGGATAACGCCTACGTTCCAGCTATTGAGCTGATTGGTGAAATTGCGCCAACGCTAACAGTGCTGGCAAAAGATGCAGGCAAGTTAACCCGTGCGCCAGAACTGGAAACTGTTCTGGAAGGCTACAAAAAAGCCCGTACCACCGCGCTGCTGGAAGCCCGCAGCACCAGCAACAATGCCGTGCACCCGCTCCAGATCGTGCGTGAGCTGGAACAGTTTGTAACCCCGGATATGACACTGTGCCTGGATATGGGCACCTTCCATATCTGGCTGGCACGTTATCTGCTGTCCTTCCGGGCGCGCCAGGTGCTTATTAGCAATGGTCAGCAAACAATGGGTGTGGGCCTGCCGTGGGGTATTGCCGCAAGCCTGCTGAACCCGGCGCAGAAAGTGCTGTCCATTTCTGGTGATGGTGGCTTCATGATGTCCAGCATGGAGCTGGAAACGGCTGTGCGCCTGAAGTGCAACCTGATCCACATGGTTTGGATTGATGAAGCCTATAACATGGTGGAAATGCAGGAGCAGAAGAAATATGGCCGTGGTTCCGGCGTGAACTTTGGCCCCATTGATTTTGCAAAATATGCAGAATCCTGTGGCGCAACGGGCATTAACGCCACCACGGAAGACGAAGTGCGTCAGGCCCTGCGCACGGCTATGGATGTAGAAGGCCCGGTGGTTATTGCTGTGCCGGTAGATTATTCCCACAACCATTTGCTCATGCAGCCACTGGCTCAGTTGGGTGAAACGAGTGCCGCAGCGTAA
- a CDS encoding thiamine pyrophosphate-dependent enzyme produces the protein MAVTSVEMAGGKTRRGAAVLLEVLRSEGVEYIFGNPGTTELPLIDALLEVPNVHYVLGLQEASVVAMADGYAQAARKPAFLNLHTAGGLGHGMGNLLNASVSQTPLVVTAGQQDSRHTISDPLLFGDLVQIARPAVKWAQEVAHADQLPVLLRRAFHDSTAAPTGPVFLSLPMDVMEEMSSVDIGEPSNINRQAVAGGLPELARALTSLRPGKVAIIAGDEVYASDAAAEVAAVAECLGAPVYGSSWPSRIPFATAHPLWCGNLPTQATGIAEKLSGYDAIFALGGKSLITILYTEGPALPPSCAVYQMSSDVRDLGRTFWTPLSVVGDIRASLQALLPMLQQAAAPQRAAYAASGQKVAEARRAQRAQAVAEVLAHPVDAVISPRVAAWETVRAIGPDIAIVDEAIATSSDVRLFLESAWSAQYSFLRGGALGWGMPAAVGASLGLGRDRVVSLVGDGAALYSPQALWTAAHEKLPVTFVVMNNCEYNVLKNFMRQQNNYISAQEGTYPAMDIVDPKIDYQALARSMGVPSSRVTRAADIAPTLEAALATDGPALVEIMIAAG, from the coding sequence ATGGCAGTAACATCTGTAGAAATGGCAGGCGGCAAAACCCGGCGTGGTGCAGCGGTTTTGCTGGAAGTGCTGCGAAGTGAAGGGGTTGAATACATATTCGGCAACCCCGGCACCACGGAACTGCCGCTTATAGATGCTCTGTTAGAAGTGCCCAACGTGCATTACGTTCTGGGCCTTCAGGAAGCCAGCGTGGTGGCTATGGCCGATGGGTACGCGCAGGCTGCCCGTAAACCGGCTTTTTTAAATCTGCACACAGCAGGCGGGTTGGGCCATGGCATGGGCAATCTGCTTAATGCCAGTGTTTCTCAAACCCCATTAGTGGTTACTGCCGGGCAGCAGGATTCCCGCCACACTATTTCTGATCCACTTTTATTTGGTGATCTGGTGCAGATTGCCCGCCCCGCCGTAAAATGGGCGCAGGAAGTGGCCCATGCAGATCAACTTCCTGTTTTACTGCGCCGTGCTTTTCATGATTCCACAGCAGCCCCTACAGGGCCGGTTTTTTTGTCACTCCCCATGGATGTGATGGAAGAAATGAGCAGTGTTGATATTGGTGAACCTTCCAATATCAACCGTCAGGCCGTAGCGGGGGGGCTGCCAGAACTGGCGCGTGCCCTTACATCCCTGCGCCCCGGCAAGGTGGCCATTATTGCGGGGGATGAGGTCTATGCCTCGGATGCCGCAGCAGAAGTGGCCGCTGTGGCAGAGTGTTTGGGTGCGCCGGTTTATGGTTCATCGTGGCCATCACGCATTCCGTTTGCCACGGCGCATCCGTTATGGTGCGGTAATCTGCCCACGCAAGCCACGGGCATTGCAGAAAAGCTAAGCGGATACGATGCCATTTTCGCATTGGGTGGCAAATCCCTTATCACCATTCTGTACACAGAAGGCCCGGCCCTGCCGCCATCCTGTGCGGTGTATCAGATGTCTTCCGATGTGCGAGATCTGGGGCGCACGTTTTGGACACCGCTTTCCGTGGTGGGGGATATTCGCGCATCCTTGCAGGCGTTGTTGCCTATGTTGCAGCAGGCGGCAGCCCCGCAGCGTGCTGCCTATGCGGCATCGGGCCAGAAGGTGGCAGAAGCCCGCCGCGCGCAGCGTGCGCAGGCCGTGGCAGAGGTGCTGGCCCATCCGGTAGATGCCGTTATTTCCCCTCGCGTTGCCGCGTGGGAGACGGTGCGCGCCATTGGCCCGGATATTGCCATTGTGGATGAGGCCATTGCCACCTCATCCGATGTGCGGTTGTTTTTAGAAAGTGCATGGTCTGCCCAGTATTCCTTCCTGCGTGGTGGAGCACTGGGTTGGGGCATGCCTGCGGCTGTTGGGGCCTCACTTGGCCTTGGGCGGGACAGGGTTGTTTCATTGGTGGGGGATGGGGCAGCCCTGTATTCCCCACAGGCCTTGTGGACAGCCGCACACGAAAAGCTGCCCGTTACTTTTGTTGTGATGAACAATTGCGAGTACAATGTGCTCAAGAACTTCATGCGGCAGCAAAACAACTATATCTCTGCGCAGGAGGGTACATATCCCGCCATGGATATTGTTGATCCAAAAATAGACTATCAGGCTCTGGCCCGGTCCATGGGGGTGCCTTCCAGCAGAGTAACACGGGCGGCGGATATTGCGCCTACGCTGGAAGCAGCATTAGCGACCGATGGCCCCGCGCTTGTTGAAATTATGATTGCAGCGGGCTGA
- a CDS encoding (Fe-S)-binding protein has product MKIGLFIPCYIDAFYPNAGIATLQLLEKLDQDVEYPMEQTCCGQPMANSGCNRDAASAEALFVKLFAKYDAIVMPSGSCTHHVRDNFDAIPQTDEVRHVRENTFELVEFLHDVLKVDNFPWAEFPHKVGLHNSCGTLRALRTASMSELGEPFFSKPMDLLSKVKGISFAHPKRPDECCGFGGTFSVTEEAVSAKMGVDKVTDHHKAGAEYIVSADTSCMMHQQGCAERAGVPIRFIHIAEILNGARE; this is encoded by the coding sequence ATGAAAATCGGGTTGTTTATTCCTTGTTACATAGATGCGTTTTATCCAAACGCAGGGATTGCCACGCTGCAACTGCTGGAAAAGCTGGACCAGGATGTAGAATACCCCATGGAACAAACCTGCTGTGGCCAGCCAATGGCCAATTCAGGCTGTAACCGGGATGCTGCCTCTGCTGAGGCACTGTTTGTCAAACTCTTTGCCAAATACGATGCCATTGTTATGCCGTCTGGCAGTTGTACCCACCATGTGCGGGACAACTTTGATGCCATTCCGCAAACGGATGAAGTGCGGCATGTGCGTGAAAACACCTTTGAACTGGTGGAATTTCTGCACGATGTGCTGAAGGTAGACAATTTCCCATGGGCGGAATTCCCGCATAAGGTGGGCCTGCATAATAGCTGCGGCACCCTGCGCGCCCTGCGCACGGCCAGCATGTCTGAACTGGGTGAGCCGTTCTTTTCCAAACCGATGGATCTGCTTTCCAAAGTGAAAGGCATTTCCTTTGCGCATCCCAAACGGCCAGATGAATGCTGCGGTTTTGGTGGCACCTTCTCGGTTACGGAAGAAGCCGTTTCCGCCAAAATGGGGGTGGATAAGGTAACAGATCATCACAAAGCCGGGGCGGAATACATTGTTTCTGCCGATACGTCCTGCATGATGCACCAGCAAGGGTGTGCGGAACGGGCTGGGGTTCCCATCCGCTTCATTCATATTGCTGAAATTCTGAATGGAGCACGGGAATGA
- a CDS encoding lactate utilization protein B, producing MKVKPVNHALAAEKFIEDVAHESFHDERLWDLRQKRDEQMHILPEWQELRTRASQIKEHTLANLPEYLEQFEANAKKNGIHVHWAADGAEHNRIVGEILEKHGAKSLIKSKSMVTEECQMREYLEPRGVTVTETDLGERIQQLDNQMPSHIVVPAVHKLIPDVAKIFAEHYHTDPNDNSAQSLAWQQRLAARPVILSADAGMTGGNFVVAETGSFVVCTNEGNADLSATVPGLHIATIGIERLVPRMADMGVFIRLLSRSALGSPITQYTTHFRGPQKGSEMHVVLVDNGRSHRLGMQDFWTSLKCIRCGACMNTCPVYRRSGGLSYGAVYSGPIGAIIDPTFNERKYSTLPFASTMNGSCTNVCPVKINIHEQLYKWRRVLAEHHELPFVKREIMHMAGKLMGQPKLYRAAINGTEVALSTMPRFVLYNWLNPWGKHRELPHPVKTTFNSWYKKNRLNIQKEREKA from the coding sequence ATGAAGGTTAAACCAGTCAATCACGCTCTAGCGGCTGAAAAGTTCATTGAAGACGTTGCGCATGAAAGTTTTCATGATGAACGCTTGTGGGACCTGCGCCAGAAGCGTGATGAGCAGATGCACATTCTGCCAGAATGGCAGGAACTGCGCACCCGTGCCTCCCAGATAAAAGAACACACGCTGGCCAATCTGCCCGAATATCTGGAGCAGTTTGAAGCCAACGCCAAGAAGAACGGTATTCACGTTCATTGGGCAGCCGATGGCGCGGAACACAACCGCATTGTTGGCGAAATTCTGGAAAAACACGGCGCCAAATCACTTATCAAAAGTAAGTCGATGGTGACCGAAGAATGCCAGATGCGCGAATATCTGGAACCACGCGGCGTTACAGTTACCGAGACAGACCTTGGTGAACGTATCCAGCAGTTGGATAACCAGATGCCCAGCCACATTGTGGTGCCAGCCGTGCATAAGCTGATACCAGACGTGGCCAAGATTTTTGCCGAGCACTATCACACAGATCCGAACGACAACAGCGCGCAGTCTTTGGCATGGCAGCAGCGTTTGGCCGCGCGTCCGGTTATTCTGTCTGCTGATGCGGGGATGACAGGCGGCAACTTTGTTGTGGCGGAAACGGGCTCCTTTGTTGTTTGCACCAATGAAGGCAATGCAGATCTAAGCGCTACCGTGCCGGGGCTGCATATTGCCACTATCGGGATCGAACGCCTTGTGCCGCGTATGGCGGATATGGGGGTGTTTATCCGCCTGCTTTCCCGCAGTGCGTTGGGCTCTCCTATCACGCAATACACCACGCATTTCCGTGGCCCGCAAAAGGGGAGCGAAATGCATGTGGTGTTGGTGGATAATGGACGTTCACACCGCCTTGGCATGCAGGATTTCTGGACATCGCTTAAGTGTATTCGCTGCGGTGCGTGTATGAACACCTGCCCGGTGTATCGTCGCTCCGGTGGGCTGTCTTACGGCGCTGTGTATTCTGGCCCGATTGGCGCAATTATTGATCCGACCTTTAACGAGCGTAAATACAGCACGCTGCCGTTTGCTTCCACCATGAACGGAAGCTGCACCAATGTTTGCCCGGTTAAGATCAATATTCACGAGCAGCTTTATAAATGGCGGCGCGTGCTGGCCGAACATCATGAACTGCCGTTTGTAAAACGTGAGATCATGCACATGGCGGGCAAGCTTATGGGCCAGCCCAAGCTATATCGTGCCGCCATTAACGGTACGGAGGTGGCCCTTAGCACCATGCCGCGCTTTGTGCTGTATAACTGGCTGAACCCGTGGGGCAAGCACCGTGAGCTGCCGCACCCCGTAAAAACCACCTTCAACAGTTGGTACAAGAAAAACCGCCTGAACATACAGAAGGAAAGGGAAAAAGCATGA
- a CDS encoding LutC/YkgG family protein, with translation MSSRDAILARLRDNRPDPTAHPLPPVAKLGDMDAGKARFENSLQIIGGQVLERQENDTLATAIARTFPDSKVICSAVPDFEGTIRIEDLDSPQQAASVDVLVVRSPFGIAEMGSIYLSEAQLNSLNSAAHLTQHIVVILSPKNLTANMHTAYIDRPEFHTANYGVLMSGPSATADIQGVLVRGAQGVRTLSVWWED, from the coding sequence ATGAGCTCGCGTGATGCCATTCTAGCCCGTTTGCGGGATAACCGCCCAGACCCCACCGCCCATCCACTCCCCCCCGTTGCCAAGCTGGGTGATATGGATGCAGGCAAGGCGCGTTTTGAAAACAGCCTGCAAATTATTGGCGGTCAGGTTCTGGAACGGCAGGAAAACGATACGCTGGCAACAGCTATTGCCCGCACCTTTCCGGATTCCAAGGTTATCTGCTCTGCTGTACCGGATTTTGAAGGCACAATCCGGATTGAAGATCTGGATTCCCCACAGCAGGCGGCCTCGGTGGATGTGCTGGTTGTGCGCTCACCTTTCGGTATTGCCGAAATGGGCTCCATCTATTTGAGCGAAGCGCAGTTGAACAGCCTAAACTCTGCCGCGCATCTGACACAGCATATTGTGGTTATTCTTTCCCCCAAAAATCTAACCGCAAACATGCACACCGCTTATATAGATCGCCCAGAATTCCACACCGCCAATTACGGCGTGCTGATGAGCGGGCCTTCCGCCACGGCTGATATTCAGGGTGTTCTGGTGCGTGGTGCGCAGGGCGTGCGCACGCTTTCCGTGTGGTGGGAAGACTAA
- a CDS encoding multidrug resistance efflux transporter family protein, whose amino-acid sequence MADNNTAVAPILDGADMRHGGAGAPRLIGLGLIASALFSVTFVLNRSISLHGGHWVWSAALRYIETAFLLLAWGFVAKGPRWVAAIWRLFWQKLRFWLVAGGIGYGVFYACCCFAANHAPGWIVAATWQSTILATPIVLWAFGGKVPLRGVAFLVLIFAGIVILNAGRLEAGVPLAQIASGVVPLLVAAFCYPIGNQLLNRFRHQAGPHAALLQDPLAAVLLMTLGALPFFAALLLLVRPPLPDMGQITSTGLIALFAGCLATPLFTYARNLSSDPYLIAAVDATQAGEVGFTLVGEALLLGSISLGIADYAGLIAVIGGLIGFAVSEETAPEA is encoded by the coding sequence ATGGCGGATAACAACACAGCGGTAGCGCCTATTTTGGATGGTGCAGATATGCGGCATGGTGGTGCGGGGGCTCCCCGGCTTATTGGGTTGGGGTTAATTGCCTCGGCCCTGTTTTCTGTCACCTTTGTGCTTAATCGGTCTATCAGCCTGCATGGTGGGCATTGGGTGTGGAGTGCCGCACTCCGTTATATTGAAACCGCTTTTCTGCTGTTGGCATGGGGCTTTGTGGCCAAAGGCCCACGCTGGGTGGCGGCAATCTGGCGCCTGTTCTGGCAAAAGCTGCGCTTCTGGCTGGTGGCGGGCGGTATTGGGTATGGTGTCTTTTACGCCTGCTGTTGCTTTGCGGCCAATCATGCCCCCGGCTGGATAGTTGCCGCCACGTGGCAAAGCACCATTTTGGCTACGCCTATCGTGTTATGGGCCTTTGGCGGCAAGGTGCCTTTACGCGGTGTGGCGTTTTTGGTGCTTATTTTTGCGGGTATCGTTATTCTCAATGCAGGGCGGTTGGAAGCTGGCGTGCCGTTGGCACAAATTGCCTCTGGCGTGGTGCCGTTGCTGGTGGCGGCGTTCTGTTACCCCATTGGTAACCAGTTGCTTAATCGGTTTCGCCATCAGGCTGGCCCACATGCTGCATTGTTGCAAGACCCCCTGGCTGCTGTTTTGTTAATGACACTCGGCGCTCTACCGTTTTTTGCGGCCCTGTTGCTGCTGGTGCGCCCCCCATTGCCAGATATGGGGCAGATAACATCCACGGGCCTTATTGCATTGTTTGCAGGCTGTTTGGCCACGCCCTTGTTCACCTATGCGCGCAATCTATCTTCAGATCCGTATTTGATTGCTGCCGTAGATGCCACACAGGCGGGAGAAGTGGGTTTTACCTTGGTGGGGGAGGCCCTGCTGTTGGGCAGCATTTCACTTGGAATAGCAGATTATGCGGGCCTTATTGCTGTTATAGGCGGCCTGATAGGCTTTGCCGTAAGTGAGGAAACAGCGCCCGAAGCCTGA
- the murA gene encoding UDP-N-acetylglucosamine 1-carboxyvinyltransferase: MDRFIIRGGRPLHGEITIGGAKNAGLKLLVAGLLTSERLVLSNVPRIADIGTMRALLRQHGLEVEDVNGDGSTISVGGDITNTEAPYDIVSKMRASILVLGPLLARCHEARVSLPGGCAIGTRPVDMHLKGLETLGAEITLENGYIHARAPKGLKGERVILPFASVGATENIMMAATLAKGRTEIVNAAREPEMVDLANCLNAMGARISGAGTGTITIDGVEALHGANHRIMPDRIECGTYACAAAITGGDLRLIDGHVDHLGAVVRALEETGVEVTQEGNVMRVRRTGALRGIDIMTEPYPGFPTDMQAQFMALLSVAEGASMITETIFENRFMHVPELNRMGARINVHGSSAIIRGVHSLSGAPVMATDLRASFSLILAGLAAHGETILSRVYHLDRGYEAVERKLAACGAQIERVRD, from the coding sequence ATGGATCGTTTCATCATCCGGGGCGGACGCCCCCTGCACGGCGAAATTACCATTGGCGGTGCCAAAAACGCAGGCCTGAAGCTGCTGGTAGCTGGGCTGCTCACATCTGAACGGCTGGTGCTTTCCAACGTGCCGCGCATTGCCGATATTGGCACCATGCGCGCCCTGTTGCGCCAGCATGGGTTGGAAGTAGAAGACGTAAATGGAGATGGCTCCACCATTTCCGTTGGTGGTGACATTACCAATACCGAAGCACCGTACGATATTGTTTCCAAAATGCGTGCATCCATTCTGGTACTTGGCCCACTGCTGGCCCGCTGCCATGAAGCCCGTGTTTCACTCCCCGGTGGGTGCGCCATTGGCACACGGCCTGTAGATATGCACCTAAAGGGGCTGGAAACTCTGGGTGCAGAAATTACGCTGGAAAACGGCTATATTCATGCCCGCGCCCCCAAGGGGTTGAAGGGTGAGCGCGTTATTCTGCCGTTTGCCTCTGTTGGGGCTACGGAAAATATCATGATGGCCGCCACCCTTGCCAAAGGGCGCACGGAAATTGTGAATGCCGCGCGTGAGCCGGAAATGGTGGATCTGGCCAACTGCCTAAACGCCATGGGTGCACGTATTTCTGGCGCAGGCACCGGCACCATTACCATTGATGGCGTAGAAGCCCTGCACGGTGCAAATCACCGTATTATGCCAGACCGTATTGAATGCGGCACCTATGCCTGCGCCGCCGCTATTACCGGGGGTGACCTACGCCTGATTGATGGGCATGTGGATCATCTGGGCGCTGTGGTGCGTGCGCTGGAAGAAACCGGCGTGGAAGTCACGCAGGAAGGCAATGTTATGCGCGTGCGCCGCACTGGCGCGCTACGTGGCATTGATATTATGACAGAGCCCTACCCCGGTTTCCCTACAGATATGCAGGCCCAGTTCATGGCGCTGCTTTCTGTGGCCGAAGGGGCCTCCATGATTACGGAAACCATTTTCGAAAACCGTTTCATGCATGTGCCAGAGCTAAACCGCATGGGCGCACGCATTAACGTGCATGGGTCTTCCGCCATTATCCGCGGTGTGCACAGCCTTTCTGGCGCACCTGTTATGGCAACAGATTTGCGGGCTTCTTTCTCTCTCATTCTGGCAGGGCTTGCCGCGCATGGGGAAACCATCCTCAGCCGCGTGTATCACCTAGACCGAGGGTATGAGGCTGTGGAACGCAAACTGGCAGCCTGTGGCGCACAGATTGAGCGCGTGCGGGACTAA
- the dcd gene encoding dCTP deaminase: MPVMPDTWIRQMAQDHGMIEPFVENQKREGVISYGLSSYGYDARVADDFRIFTDVNNAIVDPKNFSPDGFVSRRADVCIIPPNSFVLAHTIEYFRIPRDVLVVCLGKSTYARCGIIVNVTPLEPEWEGQVTIEISNTTPLPARIYANEGICQFLFFKGESPCEVSYADRAGKYMGQRGVATPRM, from the coding sequence ATGCCCGTGATGCCAGACACATGGATCCGCCAGATGGCACAGGACCACGGCATGATTGAACCGTTTGTGGAAAACCAGAAGCGCGAAGGCGTTATTTCCTACGGTCTTTCCTCCTACGGGTATGATGCCCGCGTGGCTGATGATTTCCGTATTTTTACGGATGTAAACAACGCCATTGTAGACCCCAAAAACTTCAGCCCGGATGGCTTTGTTTCCCGCCGGGCCGATGTGTGCATTATTCCGCCCAACAGCTTTGTGCTGGCCCATACTATTGAATACTTCCGTATCCCGCGTGATGTACTGGTGGTATGCTTGGGCAAATCCACCTATGCGCGCTGCGGCATCATCGTCAACGTCACCCCTTTAGAACCAGAATGGGAAGGACAGGTGACGATCGAGATCAGCAACACCACGCCGTTGCCTGCACGCATTTATGCCAATGAAGGCATTTGCCAGTTTCTGTTCTTTAAGGGTGAAAGCCCGTGCGAAGTAAGCTACGCAGATCGGGCCGGTAAGTATATGGGCCAGCGTGGCGTTGCCACCCCGCGGATGTAA